Genomic DNA from Acipenser ruthenus chromosome 41, fAciRut3.2 maternal haplotype, whole genome shotgun sequence:
ttgctgtgttatactgtgagtgaatgtgctgtgttataatgtgagtcaatgtgctgtgttatactatgagtcaatgtgctgtgttatactgtgagtgaatgttctgtgttatactgtgttatactgtgagtgaatgtgctgtgttatactgtgttatactgtgagtgaatgtgctgtgttatacagtgtgtgaatgtgctgtgttatacagtgagtgaatgtgctgtgttatactgtgagtgaatgtgctgtgttatactgtgttatacagtgagtgaatgtgctgtgttatacagtgagtgaatgtgctgtgttatactgtgagtgaatgtgctgtgttataatgtgagtcaatgtgctgtgttatactgtgagtgaatgtgctgtgttatactgtgttatactgtgagtgaatgtgctgtgttatacagtgagtgaatgtgctgtgttatactgtgagtcaatgtgctgtgttatactgtgagtgaatgtgctgtgttatactgtgagtgaatgtgctgtgttatactgtgtgtgAATgggctgtgttatactgtgagtgaatgtgctgtgttatactgtgagtcaatgtgctgtgttatactgtgagtgaatgtgctgtgttatactgtgagtgaatgtgctgtgttatactgtgagtcaatgtgctgtgttatacagtgagtgaatgtgctgtgttatactgtgagtgaatgtgctgtgttatactgtgttatactgtgagtgaatgtgctgtgttatattgtgagtgaatgtgctgtgttataatgtgagtgaatgtgctgtgttatactgtgagtgaatgtgctgtgttatactgtgagtgaatgtgctgtgttatactgtgttatactgtgagtgaatgtgctgtgttatactgtgagtcaatgtgctgtgttatactgtgagtgaatgtgctgtgttatactgtgttatactgtgtgtgaatgtgctgtgttatactgtgagtgaatgtgctgtgttatactgtgagtgaatgtgctgtgttatactgtgagtcaatgtgctgtgttatactgtgtgtgaatgtgctgtgttatactgtgagtgaatgtgctgtgttatactgtgagtcaatgtgctgtgttatactgtgtgtgaatgtgctgtgttatacagtgagtgaatgtgctgtgttatactgtgagtgaatgtgctgtgttatactgtgagtgaatgtgctgtgttatactgtgagtgaatgtgctgtgttatactgtgagtgaatgtgctgtgttatactgtgagtgaatgtgctgtgttatactgtgagtgaatgtgctgtgttatactgtgagtcaatgtgctgtgttatactgtgtgtgaatgtgctgtgttatactgtgagtgaatgtgctgtgttatactgtgttatactgtgagtgaatgtgctgtgttatactgtgttatactgtgagtgaatgtgctgtgttatactgtgagtgaatgtgctgtgttatactgtgagtgaatgtgctgtgttatactgtgagtgaatgtgctgtgttatactgtgagtgaatgtgctgtgttatactgtgttatactgtgtgtgaatgtgctgtgttatactgtgagtcaatgtgctgtgttatactgtgagtgaatgtgctgtgttatactgtgagtgaatgtgctgtgttatactgtgagtgaatgtgctgtgttatactgtgagtgaatgtgctgtgttatactgtgagtgaatgtgctgtgttatactgtgagtcaatgtgctgtgttatactgtgtgtgaatgtgctgtgttatactgtgagtgaatgtgctgtgttatactgtgttatactgtgagtgaatgtgctgtgttatactgtgttatactgtgagtgaatgtgctgtgttatactgtgagtgaatgtgctgtgttatactgtgagtgaatgtgctgtgttatactgtgagtgaatgtgctgtgttatactgtgagtgaatgtgctgtgttatactgtgttatactgtgtgtgaatgtgctgtgttatactgtgagtcaatgtgctgtgttatactgtgagtgaatgtgctgtgttatactgtgagtgaatgtgctgtgttatactgtgagtgaatgtgctgtgttatactgtgagtgaatgtgctgtgttatactgtgagtgaatgtgctgtgttatactgtgtgtgaatgtgctgtgttatactgtgagtgaatgtgctgcgttatactgtgagtgaatttgctgtgttatactgtgagtgaatgtgctgtgttatactgtgagtgaatgtgctgtgttatactgtgagtgaatgtgctgtgttatactgtgagtgaatgtgctgtgttatactgtgagtcaatgtgctgtgttatactgtgagtgaatgtgctgtgttatactgtgagtgaatgtgctgtgttatactgtgttatactgtgagtgaatgtgctgtgttataatGTGAGTGAATGTGAGCGAATGCACTTTGTTTTCCCAGCTGGAAGACTTGATCACAATTGTGGGATTAGATACCGTGACGTTTTTTGTGAGGGATCTTATACTGCTGTTTCTAAGActtgcgtgtgtctgtgtgcaggaaACAGCTATAGGTAACAATACAGTGGCAATGCCAGCCCCTGTGTGTCTGATAGAGAACAGCTCCACTGGACAGCTTCATGTGAACCAGCAGGCGCTGGAGATCCTGACCCAGATTGACCAGCCAGTGGTGGTGGTCGCTATCGTGGGCTTGTATCGCACAGGCAAATCCTACCTCATGAACAAGCTGGCTGGGAAGAGATCAGGTAAGAAGGGGGGGCCCTGTCTGCATCTGttttaagtatttattatttCCAATAGACATCAGAGCAAacttacagacagacaggcttTAAAGTGTGTTGCTACAGTGATCACTATGGAGGCCACACCCCCAgactgtacagtacagttaaaaaTAAGTGAAGTGGTTGAAACAGAAACCTGGACTGTACTTCTGGACCAGGGTTGTAAAGCACTGCAGTAACACAGTTACAATAGCACAGTAGAACTGTACATCTCTACAGGGCGTTTTATGACTCTTGTTTGACCTGATAAAGTTTGTAAGTGCAGAGTGCACAGTCCTTCCATGAGTGTATGCAGATAATGACTTGTGTTATAATGAAGCCCCTGCATTActgttacattactgtacattaccTGCATGAGATTACCTGACCACTCCTGAATTATTATAAAGTCTGCTTTCCATTACCGCACATTATAACTGGATGCATGTTGCAAGTAATAAAGCAGACCTGGGTGTGAGCAAAGTGCTGAAAGGGTTTTCCTGGGCTGTGCTGGCATTGTGGAATTCCCCTTTGTTTTGCAGGATTCTCCCTGGGGGCGACCATACAGTCCCACACTAAAGGCATCTGGATGTGGTGTGTCCCTCACCCGTGTAAACCCGGCCACACCCTCGTGCTGCTCGATACGGAGGGGCTGGGAGACGTGGAGAAGGTACAGCGCCTCTAGAtttcacattttcaattaaaatagtCTAATCTTTATGATTTGTGCATTGTAGATTTCCTAGTTTCAaagtttaatgtacagtaattattTCTGAATTCCCAGGGAGACCAGAAGAATGATAACTGGATCTTCACGCTGGCTGTGCTGCTCAGCAGCACCTTGGTGTACAACAGCATGGGCACCATCACCGACAACTCAGTGCAGAACCTGCAGTATCCAGACAAACCACAACCAATTTATGAGTGTAGTGCTGGCTGCTGTCAGGACTGTGCTGGGAAGTGATAGGAGACGTTCCCCTCACAACTCTCTGCTCATTTAAACCTCCAGTACAAACTTCAGGATAATTCAAATACTTCTTAGACTTGTGCAGAATCAGTGCTGTCCTGGCCGTCTATAGCTACACTacctattgacagtggtatggtaggTCCCTGATGCAAAGTGtcttatataattaaaaacatatatatttttaaagttttttggAGCTTATCcttgtatgctgtgcactgtcagtagggtgtatgcttgtatgctgtgcactTTTAGTAGGGTGGAcgctgtgcactgtcagtagggtgtacgctgtgcactgtcagtagggtgtatgcttgtatgctgtgcactTTTAGTAGGGTGGAcgctgtgcactgtcagtagggtgtacgctgtgcactgtcagtagggtgtatgcttgtatgctgtgcactgtcagtagggtgtatgctgtgcactgtcagtagggtgtatgcttgtatgctgtgcactgtcagtagggtgtatgctgtgcactgtcagtagggtgtatgcttgtatgctgtgcactgtcagtagggtgtatgcttgtatgctgtgcactTTTAGTAGGGTGGAcgctgtgcactgtcagtagggtggacgctgtgcactgtcagcagggtgtatgcttgtatgctgtgcactgtcagtagggggtatgctgtgcactgtcagtagggtgtatgcttgtatgctgtgcactgGCAGCAgggtgtatgcttgtatgctgtgcactTTCAGTAGGGTGTAcgctgtgcactgtcagtagggtgtatgctTGTATGCGGTGCACTTTCAGTAgggtgtatgcttgtatgctgtgcactgtcagtagggtgtatgcttgtatgctgtgcactgtcagtacggtgtatgctgtgcactgtcagtagggtgtatgcttgtatgctgtgcactgtcagtagggtgtatgctgtgcactgtcagtagggtttatgctgtgcactgtcagcagggtgtatgctgtgcactgtcagcagggtgtatgcttgtatgctgtgcactgtcagtagggGGTATGCTGTGCACTGGCAGCAgggtgtatgcttgtatgctgtgcactgtcagtagggtgtatgcttgtatgctgtgcactgtcagtagggtgtatgctgtgcactgtcagtagggtgtatgcttgtatgctgtgcactgtcagtagggggtatgctgtgcactgtcagtagggtgtatgcttgtatgctgtgcactgGCAGCAgggtgtatgcttgtatgctgtgcactTTCAGTAGGGTGTAcgctgtgcactgtcagtagggtgtatgcttgtatgctgtgcactgtcagtagggtgtatgcttgtatgctgtgcactgtcagtacggtgtatgctgtgcactgtcagtagggtgtatgcttgtatgctgtgcactgtcagtagggtgtatgctgtgcactgtcagtagggtttatgctgtgcactgtcagcagggtgtatgctgtgcactgtcagcagggtgtatgcttgtatgctgtgcactgtcagtagggGGTATGCTGTGCACTGGCAGCAgggtgtatgcttgtatgctgtgcactTTCAGTAGGGTGTAcgctgtgcactgtcagtagggtgtatgctTGTATGCGGTGCACTTTCAGTAGGGTGTAcgctgtgcactgtcagtagggtgtatgcttgtatgctgtgcactgtcagcagggtgtatgcttgtatgctgtgcactttcagtagggtgtatgcttgtatgctgtgcactgtcagtagggtgcatgctgtgcactgtcagtagggtgcatgcttgtatgctgtgcactgtcagtagggtgtatgcttgtatgctgtgcactgtcagtagggtgtatgctgtgcactgtcagtagggtgtatgcttgtatgctgtgcactgtcagcagggtgtatgctgtgcactgtcagtagggtgtatgctgtgcactgtcagcagggtgtatgcttgtatgctgtgcactTTCAGTAGGGTatatgctgtgcactgtcagtagggtgtatgcttgtatgctgtgcactgtcagtagggtgcatgcttgtatgctgtgcactgtcagtagggtgtatgcttgtatgctgtgcactgtcagcagggtgtatgctgtgcactgtcagtagggtgtatgctgtgcactgtcagcagggtgtatgcttgtatgctgtgcactttcagtagggtgtatgctgtgcactgtcagtagggtgtatgcttgtatgctgtgcactgtcagtagggtgcatgcttgtatgctgtgcactgtcagtagggtgtatgcttgtatgctgtgcactgtcagtagggtgtatgcttgtatgctgtgcactgtcagtagggtgtatgctgtgcactgtcagtaggatgtatgctgtgcactgtcagtagggtgtatgctgtgcactgtcagtagggtggaTCCTTAACCTTTGCCTATAGCTATGTGACTGAGCTGACAGAACATCTGGAAGTTAAGGCAGGAGATGGGAATCTGGATATCTCTTCAGAATTCGCTCGTTTCTTCCCCTCCTTCGTCTGGACGGTGCGAGATTTCTCTCTGGACCTGATTATGGATGGGAAGCCTATCACAGCCGATGAATACCTGAATAATTCCTTAAagctaaaaaaaggtaaaatttcACAGAGATATTGATGCAGATTTGTTTCCTAAACATATTTTGATACAAATTTATTTTTTGACCTACCCATTTCCAAGTCCAAATCCTGGACACACCTAAAGGCGGCCTATTTCAGCCTGCACTTGGTGGCAGGGGGCAGGTAGGGGGTCAACTTGCATGACAAgtgtttatttctcatttaaCAGGTTCATCCAAGTCCACCCAGACCTATAACTTGCCACGCGAGTGCATCCGAAATTACTTCCCCAGCAGGAAGTGCTTTGTGTTCAGGCGTCCCACCTCCGAAGACAAGATGAGGAGAATTGAAGAGCTCTCTGACAGCGACCTGGAACCAGTATTTGTAGAACAGACCAAGAACTTCTGTGCCCACATCTTCAACaatactgaaaccaaaacaatgaaaggAGGATTCACAGTCACTGGCAGATGTGAGTGCATGAAAACATCTCAAATCCACACCTTACTGTCTCTCCCCCACACGGCTACAGCCTCACTGTCTCCCCCACACGATTATAACACAGAGATCGGCAGTTCTTTCCTTTTGAAGTCCAGGTTCTCAGGGAGTACCACACCAGTAAAAGTTTACGCTAATCTACTTGTAGGTTGAAGAACAAAGAACTCAATCCATGTTAGGACAAGACTTCAAACCCATTGTACATATACTGATTATATAAGATAACTAATACTGTATATCATCACTTCAGACTCTCAGTCGCTTATAATTAGTACTCAAACATTTTATCAgcaaaaaaacagtttttcattagtaataataaaatgGGGTGGTCAAAAAAATATACAAAGAATAAATTGCGTTGCAAACGTTTTTCCACTTTGGCTCATATTTGCTGCTGATTTTGTTCCTACATGTTTGGTTAAACGCTGATACCCTTCAAAGTGTGTGCTTTGTGTGTTCCAGTGCTGGGGAGACTGGTAGAGACGTATTTGGACACCATTGCCAGTGGGAAGGTCCCTAGTCTGGATAATGCTGTTCTGGCCCTGTCTCAGATTGAGAACTCGGCCGCAGTGCACAGTGCCCTCACTCACTACAAGGAGCAGATGAAGGAGAGAGTCTCCTTTCCTAGTCACACCCAGAAGGAGCTTTCTGATGTGCATGGCCAGTGTGAGGCTGCAGCTGTACACATCTTTCTGGAGCGCTGCTTCAAGGATGAGAATCAGAGATACCAGCTGGAGCTCATGGTATGGACTGGGTGCTTTTTTTCATGCAGGGGTCCCAGATACTGCAGGACTAGAACAGCCAAGCCCCagcgagccctattcacaacacagtattattaatctattagaccagccccaacgagccctattcacaacacagtattattaatCTATTAGACAAGCCCCagcgagccctattcacaacacagtattattaatctattagaccagccccaacaagccctatt
This window encodes:
- the LOC117434227 gene encoding guanylate-binding protein 1-like isoform X3; amino-acid sequence: MTLLHEELESIRSGKRFQSLKDCESASHSRVQHRSDQPASHSRVQHRSDQPASHSRVQHRSGQWTETAIGNNTVAMPAPVCLIENSSTGQLHVNQQALEILTQIDQPVVVVAIVGLYRTGKSYLMNKLAGKRSGFSLGATIQSHTKGIWMWCVPHPCKPGHTLVLLDTEGLGDVEKGDQKNDNWIFTLAVLLSSTLVYNSMGTITDNSVQNLHYVTELTEHLEVKAGDGNLDISSEFARFFPSFVWTVRDFSLDLIMDGKPITADEYLNNSLKLKKGSSKSTQTYNLPRECIRNYFPSRKCFVFRRPTSEDKMRRIEELSDSDLEPVFVEQTKNFCAHIFNNTETKTMKGGFTVTGRLLGRLVETYLDTIASGKVPSLDNAVLALSQIENSAAVHSALTHYKEQMKERVSFPSHTQKELSDVHGQCEAAAVHIFLERCFKDENQRYQLELMKCLQEEYESICRKNEKESEKSCKALIASLFRNVEDRLSSGFYMDIGGYKQYKSDQEHFIRQYKDTPGKGIQADAVLKEFLNGKETMGNMILAADESLSEQQKRIEEDQARRDAMERDRRAIQENQKVLQQLLDDQERSYKQNMEQLLKKLKEDQKTAAEEYDRVLQAKLREQKDLLESGFEEKAKKLENDVRSLSQKKEETQSQSTLSKVMETVGNAASLFLPGIAGRALGVATSFLSRFF
- the LOC117434227 gene encoding guanylate-binding protein 1-like isoform X2, which gives rise to MVPLSLADTLLHEELESIRSGKRFQSLKDCESASHSRVQHRSDQPASHSRVQHRSDQPASHSRVQHRSGQWTETAIGNNTVAMPAPVCLIENSSTGQLHVNQQALEILTQIDQPVVVVAIVGLYRTGKSYLMNKLAGKRSGFSLGATIQSHTKGIWMWCVPHPCKPGHTLVLLDTEGLGDVEKGDQKNDNWIFTLAVLLSSTLVYNSMGTITDNSVQNLHYVTELTEHLEVKAGDGNLDISSEFARFFPSFVWTVRDFSLDLIMDGKPITADEYLNNSLKLKKGSSKSTQTYNLPRECIRNYFPSRKCFVFRRPTSEDKMRRIEELSDSDLEPVFVEQTKNFCAHIFNNTETKTMKGGFTVTGRLLGRLVETYLDTIASGKVPSLDNAVLALSQIENSAAVHSALTHYKEQMKERVSFPSHTQKELSDVHGQCEAAAVHIFLERCFKDENQRYQLELMKCLQEEYESICRKNEKESEKSCKALIASLFRNVEDRLSSGFYMDIGGYKQYKSDQEHFIRQYKDTPGKGIQADAVLKEFLNGKETMGNMILAADESLSEQQKRIEEDQARRDAMERDRRAIQENQKVLQQLLDDQERSYKQNMEQLLKKLKEDQKTAAEEYDRVLQAKLREQKDLLESGFEEKAKKLENDVRSLSQKKEETQSQSTLSKVMETVGNAASLFLPGIAGRALGVATSFLSRFF